One Littorina saxatilis isolate snail1 linkage group LG1, US_GU_Lsax_2.0, whole genome shotgun sequence genomic window carries:
- the LOC138971689 gene encoding carbohydrate sulfotransferase 1-like (The sequence of the model RefSeq protein was modified relative to this genomic sequence to represent the inferred CDS: added 101 bases not found in genome assembly) has product MACHMKAWTFVLVVVLCPLIYVILFQQGVMHRANPHGKDSAAASLARTLPSGTESPEPSIKRVLLVTYGRSGSTFLSYILKEAPDAFFFFEPLRAPLVSVTRGMDVIMSYDAIGGSYLPPQELPVSNLTSYERHALGVMSDLFNCDISKYPVTNYRSSHFLLHGDVAKVANCLWGMVNASYLHLSNYLQCLLHFFYSCQRAPLRIFKVIRLPIRSLFPLMRQFPDLKVVYLVRDPRAILVSQKKLFGHAPLVGDFCSMVVDDVHHMRLLQDTFPDRAVAVRYEDISSDPMEWTRRLYNALGLEMTSHVVQSIKEMTSAPQKAESAYTSFRSDSKKAAGKWRTKIPYGDVIASEQVCGNAYKLLGYRNASKESVLRNLTISLVESRGELPFL; this is encoded by the exons TCCGCACGGAAAAGACAGCGCCGCTGCGTCCTTGGCAAGGACCTTGCCCTCAGGCACAGAATCACCTG AACCATCCATAAAACGTGTCCTGCTGGTGACATACGGACGAAGCGGGTCAACGTTCCTGTCCTACATCCTGAAGGAAGCTCCTGACGCGTTCTTCTTTTTCGAACCGCTCAGGGCGCCGCTCGTGAGTGTCACGCGGGGCATGGACGTCATCATGAGCTATGACGCCATCGG CGGAAGCTACCTTCCACCACAAGAACTTCCAGTCTCCAATCTGACGTCATACGAACGTCATGCGCTGGGCGTCATGAGTGACCTATTCAACTGTGACATCAGCAAGTACCCCGTCACCAACTATCGCAGCAGTCATTTTTT ACTTCACGGGGACGTGGCGAAGGTTGCCAACTGTCTGTGGGGCATGGTCAACGCCTCCTACCTCCACCTGTCCAACTACCTGCAGTGTCTCCTCCACTTCTTCTACTCCTGCCAGCGAGCCCCCCTCCGCATCTTCAAAGTCATCCGTCTGCCCATCCGATCTCTCTTCCCTCTCATGAGACAGTTCCCCGACCTGAAGGTGGTGTACCTCGTGCGAGACCCTCGCGCTATCCTCGTGTCGCAGAAAAAACTCTTTGGCCACGCCCCCTTGGTCGGAGACTTCTGCAGCATGGTAGTGGACGATGTCCATCACATGCGGCTACTGCAGGACACGTTTCCTGACCGTGCGGTGGCGGTGCGTTACGAAGACATCTCCAGTGACCCCATGGAGTGGACCAGGCGTCTCTACAACGCGTTAGGATTGGAGATGACGTCACATGTTGTACAAAGCATCAAGGAAATGACGTCAGCGCCACAAAAGGCGGAAAGCGCCTACACTTCCTTTCGCTCGGATTCGAAGAAAGCGGCGGGAAAATGGCGGACGAAGATTCCGTACGGTGATGTTATTGCGAGTGAGCAAGTGTGTGGAAATGCTTACAAGTTGCTTGGGTACAGGAACGCTTCCAAGGAGTCTGTGCTGAGGAACTTGACTATTTCTCTCGTGGAATCTCGCGGGGAGCTGCCTTTTCTATGA